A DNA window from Leptospira weilii contains the following coding sequences:
- a CDS encoding lytic transglycosylase domain-containing protein, whose translation MRIEELPTVQRILNRIRDIESLQNRFVKESPVQNRQESFDSILKTEGEKSASAPKIEPWRRDSRGNWEGIEPTLAEIIRKESEKNHLDPSLVQSVIKAESGFKTDAISPKGAIGLMQLMPSTANLLGVDDPSDPAENVAGGTKFLSDLLNKYKNLDHALAAYNAGPKAVDHYGGIPPYKETRNYVEKVKKFYRDFSE comes from the coding sequence ATGAGGATCGAAGAACTTCCTACCGTACAAAGGATTTTAAACCGAATTCGAGATATCGAAAGTCTACAAAACCGGTTCGTGAAAGAAAGCCCGGTTCAAAACCGGCAGGAGTCGTTCGATTCTATTTTGAAGACAGAAGGCGAAAAATCCGCTTCGGCTCCAAAAATCGAACCTTGGAGAAGAGATTCCCGCGGCAATTGGGAAGGCATCGAACCTACTCTGGCCGAAATTATCCGTAAAGAATCCGAAAAAAATCATCTAGACCCTTCTCTCGTTCAAAGTGTTATCAAAGCCGAATCCGGCTTTAAAACCGACGCAATTTCTCCGAAAGGTGCGATCGGTCTCATGCAACTCATGCCGTCCACGGCCAACCTGCTGGGAGTCGACGACCCTTCCGATCCGGCGGAAAACGTTGCGGGAGGAACGAAATTCCTAAGCGATCTTCTGAACAAATATAAAAATTTAGATCACGCTCTCGCGGCTTACAACGCAGGCCCAAAAGCCGTAGATCATTACGGTGGTATTCCTCCTTACAAGGAAACAAGAAATTACGTCGAGAAAGTTAAAAAATTCTACAGAGATTTTTCCGAATGA
- a CDS encoding TetR/AcrR family transcriptional regulator, with the protein MKSSRSKSNNPHTQMKDNFVSEVTIRKRNRAATETSILLAAIQVFAKKGYDAANTKDIAKLANANEALIFRYFGNKKGLLEAILTRSEEIKQENCLSSRVYKTSKNYQDLEASIRHLISGKCKDFKDAEDFMKVAVSQIILDPEVSRIIQKKIYTKALPEFIAELEKFKKAGKIDPKADLKSAAYAISSFTFALGFMGQCVYKIPPSEIQATIKEVAKIFRKGLEPGPTKKKSK; encoded by the coding sequence ATGAAATCGAGCCGATCAAAGTCAAATAATCCGCATACTCAAATGAAGGACAATTTTGTCTCTGAAGTAACGATTCGTAAAAGAAATCGTGCCGCGACAGAAACGTCTATTCTTTTGGCAGCCATTCAAGTTTTCGCAAAGAAAGGTTATGACGCCGCCAATACAAAAGACATAGCCAAACTCGCAAACGCAAACGAGGCATTGATCTTCAGATATTTCGGAAATAAAAAAGGTCTTCTGGAAGCCATTCTGACTCGAAGCGAAGAGATCAAACAGGAAAACTGTCTTTCCTCCCGCGTCTACAAAACTTCGAAAAACTACCAAGACCTTGAAGCGAGCATTCGCCACTTGATATCGGGCAAATGCAAAGATTTTAAAGATGCCGAGGACTTTATGAAAGTCGCGGTGAGTCAGATCATCTTGGATCCCGAGGTCAGTCGAATCATTCAAAAGAAAATTTATACGAAAGCACTTCCCGAATTTATCGCAGAACTGGAAAAGTTTAAGAAAGCGGGAAAGATCGATCCGAAAGCGGATTTAAAATCCGCCGCTTACGCGATCTCATCGTTTACGTTTGCACTCGGATTTATGGGTCAATGCGTTTATAAGATTCCTCCCTCGGAAATCCAAGCCACGATCAAAGAAGTGGCGAAAATTTTTCGAAAAGGTTTAGAACCAGGGCCAACCAAGAAAAAATCGAAGTAA
- a CDS encoding aconitate hydratase → MAFDIEMIRARYAKIGDLVTKARNVVGRPLTLTEKILYSHLWEGEPKTGYEKGKSYVDFAPDRVAMQDATAQMALLQFMSAGRNKVAVPSTVHCDHLIQAKDGAVEDLKTANTVNKEVYDFLSSVSNKYGIGFWKPGAGIIHQVVLENYAFPGGMMIGTDSHTVNAGGLGMIAIGVGGADAVDVMAGMAWELKFPKLIGVKLTGKLSGWASAKDIILKVAGILTVKGGTGAIVEYFGEGADSLSCTGKGTICNMGAEIGATTSVFGYDRNMREYLLKTNRKDVAELADKIVEHLNGDKEVYADPAKYFDQVIEINLSELEPYINGPFTPDLATPLSKFKEAVQQNGWPTNLEVGLIGSCTNSSYEDITRAASVAKQAAEKNLEVKAEYTVTPGSEMIRYTIERDGLIKTFSDIGGVVLANACGPCIGQWSRHTKDPERKNSIITSFNRNFAKRNDGLAGTHAFVASPEIVTAFAIAGTLDFNPITDSLKSKDGKEVKLDPPTGLDFPPKGFDVKDAGFIAPAADGSQVNVVVDRQSDRLQLLSPFAPWEKTDLKGLKLLIKAKGKCTTDHISMAGPWLKYRGHLDNISNNLLIGAVNAFNDKTNEVKNQLSGTYEPVPQTARAYKAKGIGSIVVGDENYGEGSSREHAAMEPRHLGVRAVLVKSFARIHETNLKKQGMLALTFADKSDYDKIQEEDSIDILGLTSFQEGTPLTLVLHHKDGSSQEMKVNHTFNPQQIAWFKAGSALNLISEEQKKRG, encoded by the coding sequence ATGGCATTCGATATAGAAATGATTCGCGCCCGATATGCTAAGATCGGGGATTTAGTTACAAAAGCGAGAAACGTCGTTGGAAGACCTCTTACCCTTACCGAAAAGATTCTTTATTCCCACCTTTGGGAAGGTGAACCTAAGACAGGTTATGAAAAAGGAAAGTCATACGTAGACTTTGCGCCGGACAGAGTCGCAATGCAGGATGCTACGGCTCAGATGGCTCTCTTGCAGTTTATGTCTGCGGGAAGAAACAAAGTTGCGGTTCCGTCCACCGTTCACTGCGACCACTTGATCCAAGCGAAAGACGGCGCCGTCGAAGATTTAAAAACCGCTAATACGGTAAATAAAGAAGTCTACGACTTCCTCTCCTCCGTTTCCAACAAATATGGAATCGGTTTTTGGAAACCCGGTGCGGGTATCATTCACCAAGTGGTTTTGGAGAATTACGCATTTCCAGGCGGGATGATGATCGGAACCGACTCTCACACTGTGAACGCCGGCGGTTTGGGTATGATCGCAATCGGTGTGGGTGGAGCCGATGCCGTGGATGTTATGGCGGGTATGGCCTGGGAATTAAAATTTCCGAAACTGATCGGCGTAAAGCTCACTGGAAAACTTTCCGGCTGGGCCTCCGCAAAAGACATCATCTTAAAAGTTGCGGGAATTCTTACCGTCAAAGGCGGAACCGGTGCGATCGTAGAATACTTCGGAGAAGGTGCGGACAGTCTTTCCTGTACGGGTAAGGGAACGATCTGTAATATGGGCGCAGAGATCGGAGCCACAACTTCCGTGTTCGGTTACGATCGGAACATGAGAGAATATCTTTTGAAAACGAATCGTAAAGATGTCGCGGAACTAGCGGATAAAATTGTGGAACATTTAAACGGGGACAAAGAGGTGTATGCGGATCCCGCGAAGTACTTCGACCAAGTCATCGAGATCAACTTGTCGGAACTCGAACCCTATATCAACGGACCTTTCACTCCGGATTTAGCGACTCCTCTTTCTAAATTCAAGGAAGCGGTGCAACAGAACGGTTGGCCGACGAACTTGGAAGTGGGGCTTATCGGTTCCTGCACGAACTCTTCGTACGAAGATATTACCCGCGCGGCCTCCGTTGCAAAACAAGCGGCAGAAAAAAATCTGGAAGTCAAAGCGGAATACACGGTGACCCCTGGCTCGGAAATGATCCGCTATACGATTGAAAGAGACGGGCTGATCAAAACCTTTTCCGATATCGGTGGAGTTGTTCTTGCGAACGCCTGCGGGCCTTGTATCGGTCAGTGGAGTCGTCATACAAAGGATCCGGAAAGAAAGAATTCCATTATCACTTCGTTTAACAGAAATTTTGCGAAACGTAACGACGGCCTCGCGGGAACTCACGCTTTCGTTGCGTCACCCGAAATTGTGACCGCGTTTGCGATCGCCGGAACGTTGGATTTTAATCCGATTACGGATTCCCTGAAGAGTAAGGATGGAAAAGAAGTAAAACTGGATCCTCCGACGGGTCTTGATTTTCCTCCGAAAGGTTTCGACGTAAAGGACGCGGGTTTTATCGCTCCCGCCGCGGACGGGTCGCAAGTAAATGTCGTGGTCGATCGCCAATCGGATCGTCTTCAACTGCTTTCACCGTTTGCTCCTTGGGAAAAAACGGATTTAAAAGGTTTAAAATTACTCATCAAGGCGAAAGGGAAGTGTACTACCGATCACATTTCTATGGCGGGACCCTGGTTGAAGTACAGAGGTCACTTGGATAATATTTCCAATAATCTTTTGATCGGAGCGGTAAACGCTTTTAACGATAAGACCAATGAAGTGAAAAATCAACTTTCCGGAACTTACGAGCCCGTTCCTCAAACCGCAAGAGCATACAAAGCGAAAGGAATCGGTTCCATAGTCGTAGGAGACGAGAATTACGGAGAGGGTTCTTCGAGAGAGCACGCGGCGATGGAACCAAGACATCTCGGAGTCAGAGCGGTTCTCGTAAAGTCTTTCGCGAGAATTCACGAGACAAACCTGAAAAAACAGGGAATGCTTGCCCTTACGTTTGCGGACAAGTCGGATTATGATAAAATTCAAGAAGAGGATTCTATCGACATTCTCGGTTTGACCTCGTTTCAAGAAGGGACTCCTCTGACTCTCGTGTTGCATCACAAAGACGGTTCTTCCCAAGAGATGAAAGTGAATCATACATTCAACCCACAACAGATCGCTTGGTTCAAAGCGGGTAGTGCGCTCAACTTAATCAGCGAGGAGCAAAAGAAAAGAGGTTAA
- a CDS encoding OmpA family protein produces the protein MQRTNSSLNFDAAEIMARKTNYYVTIKGRKYDRELIKLAEEFTSGKRNAKISVSNAKQLLKAVKDNNSYTDIEKHTIEYIRENYKFTEKADEWFRTEIRKWTAEKVQETKKEGAEESIVIDEEEAPSENFPSSWGKDESDDTSEIPTKDYTNYIPTPSAKPHLKKDKTVPILIFLVGLLVLTGLIYFFWTLFSSESKDRSKELGKTKTNSAIVKGKAKSSLISKTKETGTKPNSEKLETAKGMIAKVEPKAEQKSSFSWFEKKYELSSNPKFREIESKVIRFEKNSIQIRKEAKPGLNRLSRWMKEDSSIRVKIIGHTSLEGTEAVNHRVSLLRAEMVRDYLAGNGISKDRFEIIPKGASVPIGDNSSEEGKEMNRRVELRIRN, from the coding sequence TTGCAGAGAACCAATTCCTCTCTCAATTTTGATGCGGCGGAGATCATGGCGAGAAAGACAAACTATTACGTTACTATCAAAGGTAGAAAATACGATCGTGAGCTGATCAAGCTTGCGGAAGAATTCACTTCCGGTAAACGTAATGCTAAGATTTCGGTCAGCAATGCGAAACAACTTTTAAAAGCGGTCAAAGATAATAACAGTTATACGGACATCGAGAAACATACGATCGAATATATCCGTGAAAATTATAAATTTACCGAAAAGGCGGACGAATGGTTTCGTACGGAAATCCGTAAATGGACTGCTGAAAAAGTCCAAGAAACAAAAAAGGAGGGAGCCGAGGAATCGATCGTGATTGACGAGGAGGAGGCTCCGAGTGAGAATTTTCCCTCGAGTTGGGGAAAGGACGAAAGCGACGATACTTCTGAAATTCCGACCAAAGATTATACGAATTACATTCCTACCCCTTCCGCAAAACCGCATCTAAAAAAAGATAAAACTGTTCCGATTCTGATCTTTCTAGTCGGTCTTCTCGTTCTCACCGGATTGATTTATTTTTTCTGGACCTTATTCTCCTCTGAAAGCAAGGATCGTTCCAAAGAATTGGGTAAAACAAAAACGAACTCCGCGATCGTAAAAGGTAAGGCAAAGTCTTCTCTTATTTCTAAAACGAAAGAAACCGGAACAAAACCGAATTCTGAAAAGTTGGAAACCGCAAAGGGCATGATCGCTAAAGTGGAACCGAAGGCGGAGCAGAAGTCTTCTTTTTCCTGGTTCGAAAAGAAATACGAATTGTCTTCCAATCCTAAATTTAGAGAGATCGAATCCAAAGTGATTCGCTTTGAGAAAAACAGCATTCAAATTCGTAAAGAGGCGAAACCGGGTCTTAACCGACTTTCTCGTTGGATGAAAGAGGACTCTTCCATTCGAGTTAAAATCATCGGCCATACTTCTTTGGAAGGAACGGAAGCGGTCAACCACAGAGTTTCTCTTCTTCGTGCCGAAATGGTTCGGGATTATCTTGCGGGTAACGGGATTTCCAAGGATCGTTTCGAAATCATTCCCAAAGGCGCGAGTGTTCCGATCGGCGACAACTCTAGCGAAGAGGGGAAGGAAATGAACCGTCGCGTAGAACTTAGAATTCGTAACTGA
- a CDS encoding amino acid--tRNA ligase-related protein, with translation MNELSGEILIKRARFLSVLRKFFEKKNYLEMDTPCLKAVPSMEPYLDPFLVHSPSKKERGYLITSPEYSLKEILSKGLEKIYEITHTFRSGEEGSPFHSAEFLMLEFYTVGISLEGLMDFCTELLEVLDREFQAFGFDRNKVRRISVEESLRKYARCGISKSELDRVIFEHRLSEIPAEKRAYEDSFFIVFLNLVETYLPKEFVFLYDYPPELAALSKIESGFAKRFELYYGSLELGNAFEELTDPIEQISRFRREQDLRKNLGKEVFSVDSGLERALQEGIPDSCGISIGLDRLFLCILGGRSLREISPYYGKF, from the coding sequence ATGAATGAATTGAGCGGGGAAATTCTTATCAAACGGGCGCGATTTTTGTCCGTACTACGGAAATTTTTTGAGAAAAAAAATTATTTAGAAATGGATACTCCCTGTCTGAAAGCAGTCCCTTCGATGGAACCGTATTTGGATCCTTTTTTAGTCCATTCTCCCTCAAAAAAAGAAAGGGGATATTTGATCACGTCTCCCGAATATTCTCTCAAAGAGATTCTCTCCAAAGGTTTGGAAAAGATTTATGAAATCACGCATACGTTTCGTTCCGGCGAGGAAGGAAGTCCGTTTCACAGCGCAGAATTTTTGATGCTCGAATTTTATACCGTTGGAATTTCTCTCGAAGGTCTGATGGATTTTTGCACAGAACTTTTGGAAGTTCTGGATCGCGAATTCCAGGCTTTCGGTTTCGATCGAAACAAAGTTCGAAGAATATCCGTAGAGGAGTCTCTTAGGAAATACGCTCGTTGCGGAATTTCCAAATCGGAACTCGACCGAGTGATTTTTGAACACAGGTTAAGCGAAATTCCGGCCGAAAAAAGAGCTTACGAAGATTCGTTTTTTATTGTGTTCTTAAATCTTGTGGAGACATATCTGCCGAAAGAGTTTGTGTTTTTGTACGATTATCCTCCGGAATTGGCGGCGCTTTCTAAAATCGAGTCCGGTTTCGCAAAACGTTTCGAACTCTATTATGGAAGTTTGGAATTGGGTAACGCATTCGAAGAGTTAACCGATCCGATCGAACAGATTTCCCGGTTTCGTCGCGAACAAGATCTCAGAAAGAATTTGGGTAAAGAGGTGTTCTCTGTCGATTCCGGTCTCGAGCGTGCGCTTCAAGAGGGAATTCCGGATTCCTGCGGAATTTCGATCGGCCTGGACCGACTTTTTCTTTGTATTCTCGGCGGACGTTCTCTGAGGGAAATTAGTCCGTATTACGGAAAGTTCTGA
- a CDS encoding DUF4279 domain-containing protein — protein MSYPLTWVILSVNEDGLDSESVTRELDLEPDFSTPISATDKEGKPLGFGHWQLHSTLGAEVPLEDHILQILEKVAPYRHKVKEFAAKHSLCMYVSVEFSDSTRQETEIPSRLLLLLGNLGIKLVFQPWKKD, from the coding sequence TTGTCTTATCCACTCACTTGGGTGATCCTTTCCGTAAACGAAGACGGTCTCGACTCGGAGTCCGTTACTCGTGAGTTGGATCTCGAACCCGATTTCAGTACTCCGATATCTGCCACCGATAAGGAAGGGAAACCGCTCGGTTTCGGTCATTGGCAACTTCATTCGACCTTGGGCGCAGAGGTTCCTTTGGAAGATCATATCCTTCAGATTCTAGAAAAAGTGGCGCCTTATCGCCACAAGGTGAAGGAGTTTGCGGCAAAACATTCTCTCTGTATGTATGTTTCCGTGGAATTTTCGGATTCCACTCGACAAGAAACGGAAATTCCTTCTCGTCTTCTTTTGCTTTTGGGTAACTTGGGAATAAAGCTGGTCTTTCAACCTTGGAAGAAGGATTAA
- a CDS encoding response regulator transcription factor encodes MKTILVIEDDPDIGNLIRKSLDSAHYSTTLQTSGEEGLKFYKANHPDMVILDLSLPDIDGIEVCRTVRRNDENTPIFIVTARNEEIDRIMGLELGADDYITKPFSVRELKTRVDVFFRRWDKKAGIKPNVGASGEIIRGALKIDPVRRRVTLKDNIVNISRKEFDILQLMAASPGKVFSREMILEAVWGMEWDGFERMIDSHVKRIRSKLEKNSAQPEWIETIWGIGYRFTDNYDNIVIPD; translated from the coding sequence ATGAAAACAATTTTAGTCATAGAAGACGATCCGGACATCGGAAATTTAATCCGAAAATCCTTGGATTCGGCGCACTACTCGACCACTCTGCAAACGAGCGGAGAAGAAGGTCTCAAATTCTACAAAGCAAATCATCCGGACATGGTTATCTTAGATCTCTCTCTTCCGGACATAGACGGAATCGAAGTTTGCAGAACCGTTAGACGGAACGACGAAAATACTCCCATTTTTATCGTAACGGCAAGAAACGAAGAGATCGACAGAATTATGGGACTTGAATTGGGAGCGGATGATTACATCACGAAACCTTTTTCTGTTCGAGAATTGAAGACTAGAGTAGACGTATTTTTCCGCAGATGGGATAAAAAAGCAGGAATTAAACCGAACGTCGGCGCAAGCGGCGAAATCATCCGAGGCGCTTTGAAAATCGACCCGGTTCGAAGAAGAGTCACTCTCAAAGACAATATCGTAAATATTTCCAGAAAAGAATTCGATATCCTGCAACTCATGGCCGCTTCGCCAGGAAAAGTTTTTTCCAGAGAAATGATTTTGGAAGCGGTTTGGGGAATGGAATGGGACGGTTTCGAAAGAATGATCGATTCTCATGTAAAAAGAATTCGTTCCAAACTGGAAAAAAATTCGGCTCAGCCCGAATGGATTGAAACGATCTGGGGAATCGGTTATCGATTCACAGACAATTATGACAACATCGTCATCCCGGATTAG
- a CDS encoding 4a-hydroxytetrahydrobiopterin dehydratase → MNDSELKVLKEKISPGWEISFRGDVPFLSKTFSFLTYINGVEFVNALANIAEKLNHHPDLLLGYQKVTVEIFTHSENTITDLDLRFAEETEKIFK, encoded by the coding sequence ATGAACGACTCGGAACTGAAAGTTTTGAAAGAAAAAATTTCTCCCGGATGGGAAATTTCGTTTCGAGGCGATGTTCCGTTTTTATCCAAAACATTTTCGTTTCTGACTTATATAAACGGCGTTGAATTCGTGAATGCGCTCGCGAACATCGCTGAAAAGTTGAATCATCACCCGGATCTTTTGTTAGGTTATCAAAAAGTTACCGTGGAAATTTTCACTCATTCCGAGAATACGATTACGGATTTGGATCTGCGTTTTGCGGAAGAAACCGAAAAAATATTTAAATAA
- a CDS encoding DUF883 family protein — protein sequence MTSKTEDFNEEVESLKDKAKRITGKAREEYLEHVSDLKEKIKQISGDTSERAKQIIDQTGVYIKENPQKATLIGLGVGLGIGLLVGMLIRRK from the coding sequence ATGACATCTAAAACGGAAGATTTTAACGAAGAAGTGGAGTCTTTAAAAGACAAAGCAAAAAGAATCACCGGAAAAGCCCGTGAGGAATATTTAGAGCACGTATCCGATCTCAAGGAAAAGATCAAACAAATCTCCGGCGACACATCGGAAAGGGCGAAACAAATTATTGACCAAACCGGAGTTTATATCAAAGAAAATCCTCAGAAGGCCACCTTGATCGGACTCGGAGTAGGACTCGGAATCGGATTACTCGTCGGAATGCTGATCCGTAGAAAATAA
- a CDS encoding LBF_4227 family protein, with product MAKKRKSDSAKESYNDEHTKRGNDLKSHFLALVDSILEYFQTLLLYGQKFLTKRFQAGIQAYIFLKIGLFFFAFGSVGFLGALFIFLHKISGGDLLLSSLGVGGASFSLSIFFLWLAASFLKIKDRS from the coding sequence ATGGCAAAAAAAAGAAAATCAGATTCCGCAAAGGAATCGTATAATGACGAACATACGAAAAGGGGAAACGATCTTAAATCGCACTTTCTCGCTTTGGTCGATTCCATTCTGGAATACTTCCAAACTCTTCTTCTCTACGGACAAAAATTCTTAACGAAAAGATTTCAAGCTGGAATCCAAGCTTATATTTTTCTAAAGATCGGTCTCTTTTTTTTCGCGTTCGGCTCCGTCGGCTTTTTAGGGGCACTTTTTATTTTCCTGCATAAAATCTCCGGAGGAGACCTTCTCCTCTCGAGTCTCGGTGTCGGCGGAGCAAGTTTTTCTCTTTCCATCTTTTTTCTCTGGCTCGCCGCCTCTTTCCTCAAAATCAAGGATCGGTCATGA